The Fulvivirga ligni genome window below encodes:
- a CDS encoding SOS response-associated peptidase — translation MCYDVTALTFKSKKYANHLGLPTESIDEILKKTPPIYHSSGFSHPDLPVVTDKDPDVFQLFEWGLIPPWVKDAATSVKISNTTLNARGETIFDKPSFRNSAKSKRCLVIVDGFFEHHHYQENTYPFHIRMKNDEPIALAGLWENWNGKNTCSIITTEANPIMAKIHNNPKASETHRMPAIIPKEFHKEWLKPIEDDLDKKQLLELIMPFDQEQLTWYNVSKLRGKVYLGNKPEILEAKIYPELDFTS, via the coding sequence ATGTGTTACGATGTTACTGCCTTAACATTTAAAAGTAAGAAATATGCAAATCATTTGGGTTTGCCTACAGAGTCAATTGATGAAATTCTAAAAAAGACTCCTCCTATATATCACTCTAGCGGCTTTAGTCACCCAGATTTACCAGTAGTTACCGATAAAGACCCGGATGTCTTTCAATTATTTGAATGGGGTTTAATACCTCCTTGGGTGAAGGATGCTGCTACTTCTGTTAAGATAAGTAATACGACCCTAAATGCTCGAGGGGAAACAATTTTTGATAAACCCAGTTTCAGAAATTCAGCTAAATCCAAGAGATGTTTGGTTATTGTCGACGGATTTTTTGAACACCATCATTATCAAGAGAATACCTATCCTTTTCATATTAGAATGAAAAATGATGAGCCAATAGCATTAGCAGGGCTTTGGGAAAATTGGAACGGCAAAAACACCTGTTCCATCATTACTACTGAAGCCAATCCCATAATGGCTAAAATTCACAATAATCCAAAGGCTTCAGAGACACACCGTATGCCAGCCATAATACCTAAAGAGTTTCACAAAGAATGGTTAAAGCCTATTGAAGACGATTTAGATAAAAAACAATTGCTGGAATTAATTATGCCCTTTGATCAAGAGCAACTTACATGGTATAATGTGAGCAAGTTGAGAGGGAAAGTTTATTTGGGGAATAAACCTGAAATTTTAGAAGCTAAAATTTATCCTGAGTTGGATTTTACGTCCTAA